TACAAGTCCAATCAAAACGGACCAACACTACTACCGTTTTCTACTGTACCGATTAACGTTTTGCAATCTGATATCAGTAAGATCATCACCTAGGTTCACCCCTCCTTTACTCGTAGCACCATGTCCAGACTGTAACTACCCACTACCTTATGTACTAGTGCTAGCAAGTTCAGCGTGTAGAAACCAACATGCAGAGGTATTATGGACTTGGATGTTATTTCAACACACAACGCAAAGGGTTATATTAGCTACCTGAGGCGTGTATTTTACAGAGGACTAGCATCAATCACTCTTGTCAACGAGGAGTTGGGCTTTCACAGCCTTGGAGGCTCGGCTTAGATGCCAGCCCAACCCCGCTCCGGGTCTAGAATTTCCAGCCTATACCGAGTAGGAATTCATTATGGTGTCGAGCCTGTTATCTCCCAAATTTTGCCAGGAGCTGACAATTCGAGATCGCCAACTATCATCGTCTAGGATCCGCGATGGCCAACAAAGACCTGCTAGACTTTGCACAGACGGCCATAAGCCAGGTTGCAAAAATTGCCATCAATTTAGGAATCTCTCTTGTGAACCCGACGTGCGCTTCTCTTGGAACGGAACTGTGGCTGGTGGTTGACCATCTCGGCTCTATTGATCCAAACGACTACGATGAACTGAAGTTGCACATCTTCAAACTGGTCAAGCATGTTGAGAGGATATGTAGCGTAAGTCTAGAAGCCCACTAGTCGGACCAGCGCCTAACCCGTTATTAGTGGCCAAAGCGGCTCTCAACAGACCCAGCGTACGGATATCCAATGTTGGAGGCCGTcgcagagaagcaagaaggCTCGCGAGAATATACAACAGTCAAGAGGAAAATCGAACAAGCAATTGGAAACCTCGTATCGAATGATAGGAATGGTACCGAGTCTATATGCCGCCTAAGAAGAATCGTACTGCGAGCAAACGAAATGGGGCGTGAGGTCGATGAAGAGGTGTTAACGAAGCCTCGAAAGGATAGACCGGTGGATCCTCATCCTCGTGAAATCCACGCAAAGGCTTTTCATGTTCTACGAAGTCATATGTGTTGCACATGTGATGGTTCAACCCAGGGGGGGCTTTAGTCACTTGGCGAGATTGATGTTGCAGCCAGTGCTGCAAAACACAAACGACTACGGGCAAGTTCAGTTTGACATGCTCTTTTCACGCAGTACTAAATGGGGAGAGCAATTCAACCGCTGGCAAGATGTAGAGCTGCTCGTTTCACAGTAAgatgtcttctttttcttgaaaGATTTATCACCGAAGCTGACGATAAATGCAGGCccccaaagaggcaaaagagtTCAAGCAGACCAGCTAAAAGCACACGATTCTCCAAGAGCGATGAAGATCCCCGACGACTTCCACGCGCAGAAGATGCTATTGAGGTTGTTGGCCAAGGGGACTTTTGTAGCCTCATAAAGTCGGATACCAGCTCCCGCGTCCGTTTGGCAGTCCAAGACGAAAAGCTTCAGAGATATAGACCATATTTACTAAAGCAAATGGTTCAGCACCTTCCAGGCATCTCGCTCGCCAATATTCTCGAGAACTATCATCTTTCAGCCAAGATGAAAACTGCGCTCGCATATATACTTGCCCACTCCGTCTGGCAGTACTACGACACCGATTGGATGACAACTACATGGACGAGTGAGACTATCCAATTCATCTGGGAGAGTAAAGATAGCTTTTCTGGTCATCAAGGTCTCTTATTCCCATCCAAGCCTTATCTCTGTGTTCAATTCGACAACGAGGATTCCAGTTTCAACGAGTATAGCACCGTGAAGGATGAGATACATTATTACCCAAGGATCCGCACGTTGGGAATTATGCTGGTCGAAATTGGCATTGGGTCGCCACTTCCTAAGCAAGATCGCGAGCATCAAGTACAGTCATTAGCGGCTACCACCAATCAATATTTGACGCAGGCTATTCGGTGCCTGAATGACGGGAAACTCTGGGAGAACTTTGAGTTCTCTGACTACCATGATGCTGTCAAAGACTGCTTGGATCCCAAAATGTTTACTCTTtatggagaagcagaagaaacTCAGCAAGGTCTAAGACAGCGGAGGGATGTGTTGTATAAAAAGGTTGTCTCTCGACTGAAAGACCTCCTGGAAGGGACGAAGTGGATGGAACAACTAATCAACAATAGAATTGACCCTCTGAATACTTCCTTCCAAAAATCGACTGTTCAGCAGGTTAAACAACATTCTTCTAATGACGGCCTTTGGGGGCAAAAAGATAACAATAAAGCCAAGAAAACCCGCGCAAAAGATGATAAGGATGAGAAAGAGGCCATGAAGTGGCTCTCGCGCATGCAAAAGCTGAGTGGGATCCTGTCAGCTGCCCCAGGACATTCCACCAGACGTGTTCGGATTGCTATTCTGGACACCGGTTGCGACAATGACTCCccattctttcatcttccatcCAATATTTCTCGTCTCAAAGGATGGAAAGACTATGTTGATGGGTCTGAGGAGTGGGTGGATAAACACGGGCATGGAACCCATCTGGTCTCTCTTATCATGGACATTGCGATAGATGCCGATGTATATATAGCACGTATCGCAGCAGATGCCACTGAACTCTCGACTGCAAGCGAAAATGTTACAAAGGTAAAGTCGTTTTGCAGCAAGTGAGTAGAAATGTGCTAACACGACTTCAGGCCATCGCCTGGGCGAGTAAGGAGTGGAAAGCCGACATAATCACAATGTCATTCGGATACACTGAGGAGAAGCAGTGTATCAGCCATGCTATACTCGATGCGTTAAATGACGATCACGGATCCAAACTCTTCTTCGCAGCTGCTTCAAACTCTGGATCAAACCAAGTGGAGATGTTTCCTGCTCGCCATGACTCAGTGATATCTATCCGCGCCACCAATGCGGATGGTCAATATGAAAGCTTTAACCCACCTCGGAGCGAGAACGACACCGTTACATTTGGAACCCTGGGCTTGAAGGTTCCGGGCGCATGGTTGAGCGACCATATCGGCAAAAAGTGTCAGACGGGCACCTCTGTTGCGACCGCAATAGcggcagccacagcagcccTTTTAATAGGATACATCAACAGAATAGAAGTCGGTGCTTCTTCGAAATTCATATTGCAGAACGTGAAGAGGAAGATACGTACATATCGGGGAATGCTAGCCTTGTTCAAAGCTCTCTCTACTGAGACCCTGTATCAGCACTCTTTGTATCTGACACCATGGCAACTACTGGACAAATCAGACGATGAACGATGGATAAAGATTGCGGCGGCAGTAGCAGATGTTTAGGACATTATGAGTAACTAAAGAAACTagacccaaaaaaaaaaaagataacATCAGTCATTCCATGCTGTGCGTATGACTATCAAGCCGGTCTGTATGGCCATCCGCCAGTTGTCCTTACACGTCAACCGCTGATATGCATGCTATCCTGTGCTCGCCTTCTATAAGTTCCACCTGCTCAATCTCAACCCCCCCCGAGGCTTGAAGGTGATAGATTGTTTACTCCCGCTGCACACACTGTAACTTGTCCTTTAATTTCGTCGTCTGCATCCTCTCCATCGGATTCAGAACAAGATTCCGAATCGTCTTTGCTGAGATACGCCGCATTGTGTCGAAACTCATCATATTCGACTCTTGTCCCCCTCCAACCCTTGACCTCGATCTTAAGAAGTTGATATGCAAATACAATATCATCTACCGTCTTCCATGTATCGCCCTGTTCGGTGGTAgaggagctggtggtgccTGTCCCGAGCCCTACGTCACCTGCAGGCGTGAGGATACCTCCAATGGCGCTCACCTCGCCGGCCTTAGTCCTTGCCGTTTGCTGAACAGCGGCAAAGCCCTTGGCGACCATCAAACCAGTGACCATGTAAACCGAATGCCGGAAGCCAGGTATATTACTGGCCTTGATAACTGCTTGAACGCGCGGCGCTCTGAGGCGTGCCTCGATTACTTCCAGACTGGGGTCGGTGACAAAATAAGTCGTTTCAAGAGCCCTCATTGTATAGGTTGTTTGCATGTTGACACTCCGCCCACCAGATACTTTCGCGGAGATGGTCTGTAGGAATTGAGACCATATAGCCATCGAAAATTCACAGCTAGCACCCCGAACTGTACTACGATCCTGATCGGCAATGGTTTCGACTCGAGGATAATCTGTCTCCAACGTCTCCTCCCCGACGGTAGTCAGCGCGCGATGCGGCCGCAGCGGGTCTGCAATGATATTGCCCAAGGCTATTGGACCTGTACCAGGCTTGAAACGAAAGCTGGGTGCAAGGAAATAAGTAGGCTGCTGGGCCATGCCGTGAATCGAAGTCGTCACGACACGACGAACttgtttatataaaatttcGGGCTTGCCCTCGCGATGAGCAAAGGTCGAAATGTGTTATTAATGTACCAAAAGAGTCCCCCTCCTCATGATAAACATATCTGAAATAGAGGGTATGCATCTCTCAGCCTTTGCGTAATCAATTTCTACGCATAAGTTGCGGGGTTCCGACCAATGGCTTCCGATGGCACCACGTGAAGTCCCATCTCCCCTCCATTCACAAGCggaacagaagaagacgtgTAACAGCGGAgttattttctttctacaTCTTTTTAGTCCTAGCGTCTCTGAAGTGCCTCTGCAAAAATGGACAAGACAATTTCTCAAGCAAGTGCAGATTGTTTGCAGAGCTTCACGGACTGCTTGGCCGTCGAGTCACTGGGAAAGGATGAATGGGCTGAGAACCGCTTGGCCGACTTTAACCTCTGGGTCTCGGGTACAGGAGCATCTGCGCAAAAGCGAGCTTCTCTGGACTCCAGACTCGCCCTTGAGCCTCAGGCGCGAGAGGTCATATTGACCCTCTTGAACCACCTCGCTGAGGCTGTCAATCGGTGCAAAGCGTTAGGTGAGAGACGAATCATCATCCTGTCGACGAGGTGGCTGCTAATTTCGGTTACAAACTTGCCTTAGCCCTCTCTGAGATTATCAACCAGGACGTGGGGCATACAGACGAGCAACCCGTTGCGGGAGCACAAACAGGTCGATCGTCACCTGTTTGGTCAGACGAATCCACCGACGAAGAGTTGGAGGTAGAATTAAGACTGCTCGCTTCACGCAGCCCATTAGGCAAACAAATGAAAGCTGTGGAGCTGATGCTCGATCAGCTTGCCCGAATCGCTCTCGCAGTGCGAAGATCAGGTAGACGTTCGCGGCTGCAGAAAGCAGATCAACGGTTCAAACCGGAAGACCACAGCGACTTGCAAACACATCTCGTTACAATTCTACTTGCCCACCCTGAGTCTTCCGGTGGGCCATTCCATTTATTTGATCTGAATAATCCCAGCATTTTAAAGGAGCAAACCGATCCTGCGAGACTGAGCGAGATTCAGCAACGCCTGGTTCGGTGCAATCTGAAGCGTCGAAACCGATTCTTATATGCCCAACGACATGCTGAAAAGTTAGGGTCAGGTATTTTACAGAACCAATCTCACATACAGCCTATAGAAGCGACCGAATCACCTCCGAATGCTTCTAAAGAGCCCGTCAAGGTAGCTGTAACCTCAGTACCACTGCCTATCCAAGAAAAACAACCAGATCGAGGAGAGAACGCGCCAGTAAATCCGACAGTAAGGACAGGCACCAGCGCATCAGCAGTCAGTAATGTcctggctctgcagcagatgcataAATCAGCGCCAGCCGCATCGACGGTCATGTCAACGACAGTCCGCTTACTCAAATATCCTCACCCCCCAAAGGTTGGGGAGGACGTGCTGATATTCAAGTGCCCATGTTGTTGCCAAGCACTTCCTAGGGTCTTTTTAGAAGGTCAAAAGTGGAAGTAAGTCGTTTGACCTGAAGTGTGGATTGTACATTATTCTGACTCGAGACAGAAAACACCTTGCTCATGACCTAAGCCCATACACTTGCATACTACCCGATTGCATTAAACCCGAGACTCTCTTTGCCACAAAAGAGAACTGGCGAGCCCATCTCCTCAACGAGCACCATAGTTCTGAGCACTGGATCTGTTTTTCCTGTCGAGATGGTAGAAGGTTTCACGAGGAGAATGCCTTTCGGGAACATATTATCGAAACGCACGCAACATCCATACCACAAGACGATATTCCGCTATTGGTTGACATCTCCAAGCGGACAATGCCGATGAGCATCGGAGCATGCCCACTCTGCAATTGGGTggaagctcaaggaggcaAAGTGGACGAAGATGTTCTCCTCGATCATATTGCCAAAGATGTCCACTCTTTTTCGCTGAGATCATTGCCATGGGCAGATGACAACGGCGAGGAGACTGACAGAATAATGAGCCGAAGCAAGTCCAAGGTTGACAGCTGGCTTATAAACAATAATCTACTGAATGAAAGCCTTGAGGGAGCCAAAGAAGCCCAGGCGAAGAAAGCCGATGCCTCCGATTACTTTCAGCAAAATGCGTATTTCGCGGATAGTTTGGCAACTTCAGCCTCTAGCGAAGACAAATCGGTCATTTCAATAGAAAGAGAGCTGGAGAAATTGAGGCAAATGGATGACTCTCTTACGTTTGGAAGCATAAATGAGGCGAGATCTGATTACGAAGCCAACGCAATGGATATATCCGATACGAAACCTTGCCAAAGCCAGATGGTGTCTGACGAGAAGATCGCCCAGCCATGGAGTATTAATACGGTCAAGTGTATTAAGCAGCTTCGGTGCAATAGCGTTGT
This portion of the Trichoderma atroviride chromosome 6, complete sequence genome encodes:
- a CDS encoding uncharacterized protein (EggNog:ENOG41~MEROPS:MER0000319); translated protein: MLQPVLQNTNDYGQVQFDMLFSRSTKWGEQFNRWQDVELLVSQPPKRQKSSSRPAKSTRFSKSDEDPRRLPRAEDAIEVVGQGDFCSLIKSDTSSRVRLAVQDEKLQRYRPYLLKQMVQHLPGISLANILENYHLSAKMKTALAYILAHSVWQYYDTDWMTTTWTSETIQFIWESKDSFSGHQGLLFPSKPYLCVQFDNEDSSFNEYSTVKDEIHYYPRIRTLGIMLVEIGIGSPLPKQDREHQVQSLAATTNQYLTQAIRCLNDGKLWENFEFSDYHDAVKDCLDPKMFTLYGEAEETQQGLRQRRDVLYKKVVSRLKDLLEGTKWMEQLINNRIDPLNTSFQKSTVQQVKQHSSNDGLWGQKDNNKAKKTRAKDDKDEKEAMKWLSRMQKLSGILSAAPGHSTRRVRIAILDTGCDNDSPFFHLPSNISRLKGWKDYVDGSEEWVDKHGHGTHLVSLIMDIAIDADVYIARIAADATELSTASENVTKAIAWASKEWKADIITMSFGYTEEKQCISHAILDALNDDHGSKLFFAAASNSGSNQVEMFPARHDSVISIRATNADGQYESFNPPRSENDTVTFGTLGLKVPGAWLSDHIGKKCQTGTSVATAIAAATAALLIGYINRIEVGASSKFILQNVKRKIRTYRGMLALFKALSTETLYQHSLYLTPWQLLDKSDDERWIKIAAAVADV
- a CDS encoding uncharacterized protein (EggNog:ENOG41) — protein: MANKDLLDFAQTAISQVAKIAINLGISLVNPTCASLGTELWLVVDHLGSIDPNDYDELKLHIFKLVKHVERICSWPKRLSTDPAYGYPMLEAVAEKQEGSREYTTVKRKIEQAIGNLVSNDRNGTESICRLRRIVLRANEMGREVDEEVLTKPRKDRPVDPHPREIHAKAFHVLRSHMCCTCDGSTQGGL
- a CDS encoding uncharacterized protein (EggNog:ENOG41), yielding MAQQPTYFLAPSFRFKPGTGPIALGNIIADPLRPHRALTTVGEETLETDYPRVETIADQDRSTVRGASCEFSMAIWSQFLQTISAKVSGGRSVNMQTTYTMRALETTYFVTDPSLEVIEARLRAPRVQAVIKASNIPGFRHSVYMVTGLMVAKGFAAVQQTARTKAGEVSAIGGILTPAGDVGLGTGTTSSSTTEQGDTWKTVDDIVFAYQLLKIEVKGWRGTRVEYDEFRHNAAYLSKDDSESCSESDGEDADDEIKGQVTVCAAGVNNLSPSSLGGG